The Pedobacter ginsengisoli region CAATTGGCAACTAAACCCGTTTTTGATATACTTAACCACCACATTGATTTTATGGGTAACGAGTTAATCCCGTTGGTAAATAATCACATTGAGCGGATTGATGAAGAACTGAAAATCAAGAATCACAAAAGTTTTGTTAGAAAAAATCTGATAGATAAAGGTGTAGTGGCGTTTACAACAGGTGTTAATGATGTAGAAATTAAAGGAATTTTGGCATTTCTCAAGCTAAAGTGCGCAAAGGAAGCGGATTTTTTAGCACTTGAAAATGAACTTTCAAATAATACTAAATCGCATCCAGAATTTTATAACTTAAAAAATGTTACTCCTGACGATATGATCCTATTTTTTAAAATTATGCAATACAGGCAGATCTTATCCAAAATTACCAATAAGGATTTATCTAAGTGGCTACACAGAAAATTCAGGTATTTTAAAAACGGGGATTACCTCATTGGACAGTCTCAAAGGACAACGCTTGATAAGTTGAACGTTAAATTGACAGCAAAAGAAAAAATAAAAGAATTGAATATCCATTTCAAAAAATAATTAAAACTTACGTGTTATGGCGATGCACGTAAGTTCTGAGGCTTACTTTGTGATATTAATAAATACTTATTATTCATCACATAAATGAAGCCTTATGAACGATTTAATGTTAACATCCATAAGAAAGGAAGAACTATCGGCAATGATAGAAAACAGTGTAAGAAAAGTTCTTTCAGAAACCCCATCCTCGAATTCTGAAGAAAAGCCACAAGATTTTTTAAGTATCGAAGAAGCATCCAAATTCCTTAATCTTGCTAAAGCAACGGTTTATACATTAACCTCCGCAGGGAAAATACCAGTCATTAAGAAAGGTAAAAGACTATATTTTACTAAACAGGAATTAATGGACTGGTTGAAAAAAGGTCGTAAAAAAACAATTGAAGAGATTGAAGAAGAAGCGACCCAGTATGTTTTAAAAAATAAATATACTTCAAGGTAGGAATACATATTTTCTTTTTGCTGTAATCACAGCTCCAACTCAATTTCAAATATTTTTATTTATCAATATGGAACATTCGAATTACGTTCGAGTAGGTACTTCGTATCTAAAAATTTCTCATAAACCGCTTTCAACAGGAGATACCATGAAAGTTTTAATTCCGTGGAATATCGAAACCATTATTCGTGATCACGGCAAAGATATTGTTGCCGAAATTCCAAAATATGATGGATGGTGCATTGTGCCAGAACATTTACATTATCAGAAGGAAATTAAAGGGTATTTAAACCGATACGAGGAAATACCACATTTACCAAAACAAGGAGATTGTGTTAAAATATTAGAATTCATAGAACACATTTTTCAAGAGCAATATGAATTAGGCTTAGATTACATCCAATTGCTTTATCAAAAACCTAATCAAACTTTGCCAGTGCTATGTTTGGTATCAGAGGAAAGAGAAACTGGTAAAACTACATTCTTAAATTTTTTGAAGAAGATATTTGCAGGTAACATGACTTATAATTCGAACAGCGACTTTAGGTCAAATTTTAATATCGATTGGCTAAATAAATTAATAATTGCTGTAGATGAAGTGCTTTTGGATAGAAAGGAAGATGCAGAACGTATTAAAAATCTAAGTACTGCTAAATCATTTAAAGCAGAAGCAAAGGGGCAAGATAAGTTTGAGGTTGAATTTTTTGGCAAGTTTATTTTGTGCAGTAACAATGAAGAAAATTTTATCATTATAGATCCTTTAGAAATTCGTTATTGGGTAAGGAAAATAAGTCCTATAAAGCAAAAAAGACCAAATTTGCTAAAAGAATTGCAAGATGAAATCCCACAGTTTTTAAATTTTCTAAATGAACGTAAGCTTAGCACTTCAAATACAGGCAGAATGTGGTTTACAGCGGAACAGATAAATACCTCAGCGTTGCGGAAAATTAAATCGCAGTTCGTTGATAAAGTTGAAATAGAGCTACTGGAGATCATAAAAGGAATAATGGAAAACAAAGAATTGAACGAAATGTGCTTTACTAATTCTAATATTCAATCTCTGCTCCAAAGAGCCAATTTCCGTGTGGGTAGAACTGGAGTTAGGAAAATAATAGAAACCAAGTGGAAATTAAACCAATACCCCAATGCTTCAAATTATACCTCCTACCAGTATGACACATCGGGTTTCTTATTAGAGTACCAAGATAAAGGCAGATATTATAAAATTACTAAAGAGCAACTGGAGCAAATTTTTGTAGATATGTTGACTTAGTGGGTCAAATGATTGATTTTTAATTTATTATGAAGTCAACATTTAATCAACAATTGGTAAACAAATAAAAAAAGGTTGACAATATAAATTCGTGAATAATCAAATGTTGACCAAAAGTTTACTGAATGTTTACTATTTAACTTATTGATTAGTAATTATTTAAATGGATTAGTAAACAAATCAACAAAAATAAAGGGATTTGTACGCATAGGTACAACAAAAAGAAAAATAGAATGCAGTGGCCTGTTGTTTTATAACAATATACGCATATATAGCTATCTGAATATGTGTATATAGATATATACGTATAGATGTATATACGTAAGGATTCTTACAGGCGGAAATAGGCTTGTTTTCTATTGTTGTTTTTCACATTGCAAGATGTGTTTTTGTACGGTGGAAAACCTCCCAAAAACATACTTGCCTAAAACTTGAAATTCAAGTTTCAGGATAAGAAAAACTCGCAACTCGTTTTTTAATATTAATATTTAAATGGTATGGCAAGAAACATTGGTGGAAGACCAAAGGTGTTAACTGGTAAAAGAGATAGAAGAATTGAAATAAGGTTGACGGAACAAGAATTGATCATTCTTCAAAGATTAGAAAATGAAACTCATATTTCCCGCTCTTGTTTGTTTATTAAAAGAATCTTGTACCAGCAAGATTTTTTTGTGACTACCGATGTTCTAAAAGAGCTGGCATCCGTAGGGCAAGAAATTGGTCGAATTGGTGTAAACATAAATCAAATGGCTAAACACTGTAATACAGTTATCAAGAGCCAAAGCTTAAACCCTAAAATTACCGAAGAGTTTAATAAATTAATGCAGGAATTTTTGAGCGAAGAGAAAGAGATAAATAAACTATTTCGTCAGATGTACAGAACAATGGCAAAACCGAAAGGTACTAAAGCGGTAATTCAGGAAAGAAATCCTTGATAGAGCAGTTTAAAATCGTCGCTAATCTATTTAAATGACTTAGGTTATACTTTGCTCGGTATTTTGGACTTTCGATATGACCAATAAATCCTACTGATAGATCAAGAGCTAAAGCCAGGTCTGCTTGTGAAATACCAGCAGCGATTCTTAATTCACGCACCTTGTTAATTACATAAATATCAATTTCTGATTTTAAAAGTGCCTTGCTCATTGCCGTGCAAGAACGGAAAAGCAATTTTTTTAAACACCTATGCAGGTATAAGTAAAATTTGTATATTTACTATTCAATACGTATTTATGACGGTTTTCGGTAAATTTATATTAGCATCGGTCATCAGTTTCTTTTGCATGGTTGGAGCATTAGGGAGTAGGCATCCTGTTTTCCTAATTGCATTGGCTATGCTTTGTTGGATTATATTTGCATGGTCTGTTTCTTCAGGCAGTAAACGCAAACAGCAAAATAAAAAAGATTTTGACGAGTTTATGAAGTTTAAAAAAAGAGGTTATTAATTCTTATTTTTGAGTATGCCTGAAACACTAAACATCAAGAACAATGGTTCTGTTGCCTACATTCGTATAAGCGAACTATCACAACACGAACAAGAACTATTTAGAAAGTGGCTTCTAGCCGATGGGCAAACACGCCCTGTCATAGAGGAAGAAACTGATCCGCTGGATTGTGCCTATCCTTGGGATTATGAGTTATGGAAATCAAATCCAAATGCTACTCATTTGCTTTAAGTTGATTTTTTCTTTTTGCTGTAATTTAAAAAGCAACATCATTTTTTTTAAAAAATAAAGTTTTGCTATAAAGTAGCTTTGGTGTACCTACATCTGGGGTATTCGCTACAACCTTTAAACTCACCGTACCTACCGTTCTTTATCACAAGTGTTCCTGAACAATAGGGGCATCTCTCTGAATTTAGTATGTTGTTGTGACCATTTTCATAGACTTTATACTGTTGATTTTGTTGTTTTGGTTTTCTTCGGTTGTTCGATTTTATGATTTCGAATATTTCATCTTTTAATAAATCGGTTAGGATATGCTGCTTATGCCGTTTTATGGTTTTAAGTAGGCTAAAAATTTTGATAACTTCTGAAGATGTACTTATTTTAAGTGTCGACTTCCAAGTAAACACCACAATAGGAATGTATTTAATATTTGGGTGGTTTGATAAAGTATTTTTTAAAGCTTTAACATGGCCGTGATTTTGTAAGATAGGGTTGTATAGCCTTTTCTTACTTTTATAAATAACCTGTGTCCAATATTGTGCGTGTTCACTACCCATTATCCAACCTTTGTAATTCTTTGTTTCAATAACAAATACACCAAATTTTGAAACGATGATATGATCAATTTGGGATTTGTAGCCATTGCCATATAGTGTAACATTGTGCATCACTCTATAATCTTTCTTGCTAAGAAATTTTAGAAAGAAGGCAACAGTTATTTCACCAACGATACCTTTAATTAGCGGACGAATAATTTTGATTATTATAGCCAAAAACAATAACAACCAAAGTGGCCAAAACTCTATTAACTTGTTATTCATTCACTTTTAT contains the following coding sequences:
- a CDS encoding helix-turn-helix domain-containing protein, with protein sequence MNDLMLTSIRKEELSAMIENSVRKVLSETPSSNSEEKPQDFLSIEEASKFLNLAKATVYTLTSAGKIPVIKKGKRLYFTKQELMDWLKKGRKKTIEEIEEEATQYVLKNKYTSR
- a CDS encoding primase-helicase family protein, which translates into the protein MKVLIPWNIETIIRDHGKDIVAEIPKYDGWCIVPEHLHYQKEIKGYLNRYEEIPHLPKQGDCVKILEFIEHIFQEQYELGLDYIQLLYQKPNQTLPVLCLVSEERETGKTTFLNFLKKIFAGNMTYNSNSDFRSNFNIDWLNKLIIAVDEVLLDRKEDAERIKNLSTAKSFKAEAKGQDKFEVEFFGKFILCSNNEENFIIIDPLEIRYWVRKISPIKQKRPNLLKELQDEIPQFLNFLNERKLSTSNTGRMWFTAEQINTSALRKIKSQFVDKVEIELLEIIKGIMENKELNEMCFTNSNIQSLLQRANFRVGRTGVRKIIETKWKLNQYPNASNYTSYQYDTSGFLLEYQDKGRYYKITKEQLEQIFVDMLT
- a CDS encoding plasmid mobilization protein; its protein translation is MARNIGGRPKVLTGKRDRRIEIRLTEQELIILQRLENETHISRSCLFIKRILYQQDFFVTTDVLKELASVGQEIGRIGVNINQMAKHCNTVIKSQSLNPKITEEFNKLMQEFLSEEKEINKLFRQMYRTMAKPKGTKAVIQERNP
- a CDS encoding helix-turn-helix transcriptional regulator, encoding MSKALLKSEIDIYVINKVRELRIAAGISQADLALALDLSVGFIGHIESPKYRAKYNLSHLNRLATILNCSIKDFFPELPL
- a CDS encoding NERD domain-containing protein; translated protein: MNNKLIEFWPLWLLLFLAIIIKIIRPLIKGIVGEITVAFFLKFLSKKDYRVMHNVTLYGNGYKSQIDHIIVSKFGVFVIETKNYKGWIMGSEHAQYWTQVIYKSKKRLYNPILQNHGHVKALKNTLSNHPNIKYIPIVVFTWKSTLKISTSSEVIKIFSLLKTIKRHKQHILTDLLKDEIFEIIKSNNRRKPKQQNQQYKVYENGHNNILNSERCPYCSGTLVIKNGRYGEFKGCSEYPRCRYTKATL